The following is a genomic window from Polypterus senegalus isolate Bchr_013 chromosome 9, ASM1683550v1, whole genome shotgun sequence.
tattcaaccACGGGCAGTTACATGTTGCGTTGTCAAGTctaaacatggaatcaaaattcaatgcgatattaatGAAAAGCTAATTCCAaagattgtttttaatgaagttttgcagtaaaagtttaaaaagtatttgcgtgttaatttcaaagacaagcagaatgaaaacatataacgcaacgaatacctctaacagaacatgaaacagttttttttcaatttattacgttttactattttttactctgGTCAATTTACTTgctttaatgtaaaatagttagttctatcatgcatatgtaacaattcccatgaaaatagcaatctgtttaaattttacatctgcttccccatacgtgagcggcagatccGCGAAGTGGCTAGTGCGGAGCGCctgcctgggggttggcaagcaaagcgagcagggggcagagccccctagtgtaataataaaatgcactactaacaatgtttgtgatgcaccatctgttggaataacttatgtaatgcatacagtatgtctttgttAAATGTAATTTGATACACATGGGTCTAACTACAGCCTGCAATAAGTATAATGTAGGTTATGTAATGTCCACAACATCACAGAACGCCCACAATGCCAGTCACAAAATGCCCTCTAAGTCAGATAAGATTAAGGTTGTGGGATGGTTAATAACAGTGTAACCGGGCAGTCGATGGGCATTTCGTGACTAACTGCGTGATGGTGGGGCGTTATGCGACTCGCCTCACAGGTATTACGGGTTGCAATTACGTTCTGCTGTGATTTGGTAAGGGACTTGTAAGAgcggtgttaatgtttgtgatgcaccatctgttggaatgacagagacataacaaccagacagacacacggttacacagacacgtatccttttattaaaatagattaCAAGCAGAACGCTTGTCCAGCATTAAACTGACCACTTCTGGCTGTGAATTATCTTAAGGGATCGCCACACTTCTGGCTGTCCAATTATTACTATAATTAGAAGAATTCTGTCACTACTTCTCCAGCACACTGACTGTCCTCGAATGGCGTGTTTTATAAGGGCTCCCATGAGTCTCACTCGGTTAATTCTTACTATTATGGGAAGTTAGAATACTGTCACTTATATGTCCAgcagaattctgaaaaaaatcatcTCGCCATTTGTAAAGCACTCATTACCTCCAAGCTGCATGCTGTCTAGTATTACGATTTAGGTCACAGCTTGTCCAAACACTTCTTTCTGGTTCATGCAGGGCCTGTCTGTCCAGCGTGTACAATAAGCTGGAATATCGTAGCTGCTTATTCACCAGTAAGCTGAACTGGTAGTCCAAGGACTCACTCAGCCCCTAATGATCCACTGTTAACGATTTACTTCAGAACACCTCTGCTGCTTTTCGACCATTTCTTACTAAACAGTCTTCTATGTATTCACACAGCAGCAAACTGTCCAATCCTGGCTAAAAATGCCACTCCTACATTCCCAGTATCgggtttttttaagttgttctcaGCTTAATAACAATCTGAACAGTTCCTGGGTGATCTAACATTTGCTCTTTTAAACTTAAAATGAAGCAACACAGTCCTACATAACCGCCACCTCCCCAACCCCAACCCATAATTCCACAACTACTTACCCAGCAGTAGATTGACAAGAACCTCCTGACCCGCAAGCGTGCTGCTCTTGGTCAAGCAAAGCAGGGTGCCTCCAATCCATGGGATGGCGTGCCCGGTGATGGCCAGCAGGGTGACCATGGAGCGGACGCTGCCCCAGGAGGAGGTGTTGTAAGCGCAGACCCCAAGGCGCTTTGACATGCAGATATCAATGGCAAGCAGGGAGTTGAAGGCGATCCCCTTGAAGGAGGGATTCAGCTGCATGCAGTCCTCTTCGGGCAGCTGAGAGGACTCCCTCCGGTCCTTGACCCCGTCGCCTGGAGCGGGGCACTCGTGCTGGCCCTGCGACGCTTTGGGTCCACTCTGACGGCGCGAGGCGCTTCGGACTTCAGCGTTGCCCCGCAGGGGTTGGTTCAAAGACATGAATTCGGGTCTGTTAAGGACGTTGTTCCTGTCCCTAGTTCGGGATCTACTTTGGTGTGCCGGCATTTTGCCTGTTAGTCGTTATTGGacgagtttttctttctttctttttatgctTTCCTCCAAAAGCACACATAGAGATATCCCGTTTCTCGGAAGATGTTTATTTTTTGCCCAGCGCCTCCAGTCCCGCTGATAAAATTAGAAACCCAGCCGACCGCACGCGCATGCTGTTTACTCTGCTGCGGCAGACAAACCGTATTATTAAAGACTGACAGATGGATTAACCAATCGCTTATCAGAGGCGCAAGTAGCCAGCCAATAGAAACGCAAAACGGCAGACCTTTAATAGGTCAATATGGAATACGTTCGTGCAGCGCTTACTCGTAGCAGATGACCGCAGATTTTAAATCTTATTGGTTGCTCTTAGTCGGTTGTAAAAACGACACAGATTTTGCCCAGCGTGCCCCCAAATAATTT
Proteins encoded in this region:
- the LOC120536049 gene encoding inactive phospholipid phosphatase 7; translation: MPAHQSRSRTRDRNNVLNRPEFMSLNQPLRGNAEVRSASRRQSGPKASQGQHECPAPGDGVKDRRESSQLPEEDCMQLNPSFKGIAFNSLLAIDICMSKRLGVCAYNTSSWGSVRSMVTLLAITGHAIPWIGGTLLCLTKSSTLAGQEVLVNLLLALILDIMTVAGLQKLVKRKGPLDITHSFLDIIAMDVYAFPAAHASRAAMVSKFLLNHLVLAVPLRILLVLWAFLVGTSRIVLGQHHLTDVFCGFALGFLHYNLVEMVWLSSNTCQTLLSIWTLSWSPLF